GTGAATCCGGCGATTGTCAAGGAATACGTCCTTGCTGCGGGCGCGAGGGTATGAACGGGGTGTGTCAGGACATCCTGTTCGATAGTCTCACGTTGATGCTGATCTCCTTGCCTGACGAGCAGGGACAACGGGTTTGGGTGACTGTGCTCACGGGCGGTCTTGCGGGGTTGATTGAAGTGACCCGTTCTCGCAAGACATCCGGCAACCGCTAAAAAAGTCTGGACATCCGTTGTTCCGATGGTCAGCATGACGATCACTCTTAGTACACACATAATGGAGAACATGGTTATGAGGGGATATATGAATCGCACAGGACTCGCCACGTGTCTGGCAGCCGCATTGACGGCAGGTAGCCTGGCCTATGCGCCCGGTGCCGCAGCACAGGACAACACGGTCGGTCTGCCATCGACGCTGGCCTGGAGTGCGTATGACGTCGGATCCGCTGGCTACAACCAGGCCGTTGCGATCGGAAATGCATTCAAGCAGAAGTACGGTGTCAACCTGCGCATCTTGCCAGGCAAGAACGACATCTCCCGCAATCTTCCCCTGCGTGAAGGCAAGGTCGAGTTCTCGGCCAATGGTGTGGGCGGCAGCTACATGGCCCAGGAAGGCATTTACGAGTTCGGTGCCAAACAGTGGGGCCCACAGCCCGTCCGTGCACTGATGCTCAACGTGGTCGATCTGGCATTGACCGCTGTCGTGGCAGGTGACATCGGTGTCAAGACACCAGCGGACCTCAAAGGCAAGCGTGCAGCCTGGATTATTGGTGCACCGGCACTGAACCAGAACCTGTCCGCCATCCTTGCATTCGCAGGCTTGGGTTGGGATGACGTTCAGAAAGTCGAGTTCGGCGGTTACGGCTCCGCGCTTGATGGTGTGATCAATGGGCAGGCCGACATGGTATTTGCATCATCGATTGCCGGCAAGTCCTACGCACTGGCTAAATCGCCACGCGGCATTGTCTATCCGGACATGGATCCGGCAGATAAAGAAGGCTGGGCTCGCGTCCAGGCCATCGGCCCGTTCTTCTATCCCATCAAGGCAGGTGAGGGTGCGGACTTGAGCAAGACCAATACCGTTAACTCCTCGGCCTACCCGTACCCGATTCTCATGACCTACGCCGACCAGAAAACAGATCTGGTCAAGAAAGTCATGACCGCCATGATCGACACCTTTGACATGTACAAAGACGCGGCGCCGGGCAACACCGGCTGGAACCTGGACGTGCAGAAGTTTGACTGGGTTGTTCCGTTCCATGAGGGAGCGATCGAAGTTCTCAAGGAGAAAGGTGTCTGGACGGATGCGCATCAAGCGAATAATGACCAGCTTCTCAAGCGTCAGCAAGTTCTGGCAGACGCCTGGAAGGATGTCATGTCCCGCCAGCATGCTGACGACAAGACATTCCAGGACGACTGGATGAAGACACGTGCCAAGGCGCTGTCGGACGCCGGCATGGATGCGGTGGTCCAAAGCTGGTAACTGCTGAGCAACTTGCTTGTTTGCTTGAGCTTGCCTGACGCCGGCACAGATCGTTAGGGGTTTGTGCCGGCGTCAGTTGCCGAATCCGAACAGCATCTGCGCTGTGTGACGGGGGGGCGTGAATGTGATCGGATCTTGCCATCTGCGCGACCCAAAAACTGCCCCAGTTTGCGCAACCATTAAGCATATCGATTGAACGGGCAACGGAACTGACAGGAATCTCATTAAATTTTTTGATGCGGTTCTACATGGTGGAATGCTGTAATTTGTAAGAATAACTATATAAATCAAATATATTTGAAGGTGTCTCACGATTGCTAAGATATGTTTCATGGGGTAAACCAGAGACGTGAAGATGTTATGTTTTCGATACACTTTGGCGGTCAAATTGAGTGTGACCGTAATTCGGTCACCCTAAGTGGCTCAGAGAAGCATTCCGTCAGGAACAAGCTTCTGAATTTTTTGACCGAGGAGACATTGATGAAATTAAGATTAAAGGTACTAGGACTTGCTGTTGCTGGTACGTTGTTCGCACCGCTGGCCAGCGCGCAGGATAACTCGCTGGGACTGCCGTCGACGCTGGCCTGGAGTGCGTACGACGTGGGTTCCGGGGGCTATAACCAGGCCGTCGCCATCGGCAATGCATTCAAACAGAAGTACGGCATCAACCTGCGTATCCTGCCGGGCAAGAATGACGTCTCGCGTACATTGCCACTGCGTGAAGGCAAGGTTGCCTTCTCCGCCAACGGCGTGGGCGGCAGCTACATGGCCCAGGAAGGTTTCTATGACTTCGGACAGTCCCAGTGGGGTCCCCAGCCCGTTCGAGGCCTGTTGCTGAACAACTCCGACCAGGTGCTGACAGTGGTGGCCGCAGGTGACATTGGCGTCAAGACGCCAGCTGACCTCAAGGGCAAGCGCGTGGCCTGGGTGATTGGTTCTCCATCGCTGAATCAGAACATCACCGCCATTCTGGCGTTCTCCAACCTGACCTGGGACGACGTGGAGAAGGTCGATTTTGGGGGGTTCGGTGCGGCCATGGATGGCGTGGCAGCCGGTCAGGCTGACGCGGCATTCACCTCGTCGATTTCAGGTAAAGCGTATGCACTGGCCAAATCACCACGTGGCATCGTTTACCCGGAACTCAACCCGGATGACAAGGAAGGCTGGAAGCGTTTGCAGGCAATTGCCCCGTTTTTCTTCCCTGCACGTGGTACTGAAGGTGCTGATCTGAGCAAAGAGCATCCTGCGATCTCTGCTGCTTATCCCTATCCTGTGCTGATGACGTATGAAGAGCAGGAGAAGGAGCTGGTCAAGAAAGTCATGTACGCCATGGCTGACACATTTGAAACCTATAAAGATGCTGCGCCTGGCAACATTGGCTGGGGACTGGATCGTCAGAAACTGAGCTGGGTCATGCCTTATCATGATGGTGCCATCGAGTTCTTCAAAGAGAAGAACATGTGGACCGACGAGCACCAGGCCAACAACGACATGCTGATCAAGCGTCAGCAAATCCTTGCCGACACCTGGAAAGAGGTCAAAGGCCGTGAACATGCCAATGAAGAGGCCTTTCAGAAGGACTGGATGAAATCCCGTGCTGAAGCCTTGACCAAGGCTGGCATGGACCCGGTCATGACCTCCTGGTAAGTAGTATCCCTGTAACCCTGTAGTGAGTCACGATGAGTCAGAACACCAGTCAAGAAGCTCAGAAAGAGCCGATATCCGCTCCGGCGGCCGCAGCAGAAGAGCAGGCCCGACTCAGAACCCTGACCGGGTTCTGGAAGTTTGTCGTGGTCGTGATGGGCGCCTCGTCCTTGTTCCTGGCGCTCAATCAGTTGCTCAACTGGGGCTTTTTCATCGGGGTCACACTCCTTGATACTGCGTACCTGTACGTACTGGGTGCGCTGCTCATCGGACTGGTTTTTATCTATGTTCCAGCGACGGCCAAGGCATCCCGAACCCGGGTGCCTTGGTACGACGCTGTCCTTTTTCTGCTGACCACAGCGGTTTTTGCCTACTTTGCGTTCAATGCCCATCGCATCATCATGGAGGCCTGGGAGTTCATGGCACCCCAGTCGGCCATCGCGGTTTCAGCCGTGGGTTGGCTCATGCTGCTTGAGGCCACTCGCCGCGCAGGCGGAACAGCCGTGTTCGTGGTGGTTGGTCTGTTCTCGTTGTATCCAGTCTTCGCAGAAGTCATGCCAGGTCCCATCTCGGGACTGAGCCAGGACATCTACACGACTCTTGCCTATCACTTCACCAGCAGCGAAAGTGTGCTCGGCATTCCGATGCGTGCCTTCGGTGAGCTTGTGATCGGTTTTGTGATGTTCGGCGCGGTGTTGCAGTACACCGGTGCCTCGGAATTTTTCAATAACGTCGCGTTCGCATTGTTTGGCAAGGTGCGTGGAGGCCCAGCCAAAGTGTCGATTTTTGCCAGTGGCCTGATGGGGTCGGTCTCGGGCAGTGTGGTGTCCAACGTTCTCACCACTGGTGTTGTGACGATCCCGGCCATGAAGCGAACCGGGTTTTCTGCCAAGTATGCAGGCGGTGTAGAAGCCTGTGCATCGACTGGCGGCGTGCTGATGCCGCCCATCATGGGTGCCACGGCGTTTGTGATGGCTGCCTTTCTGGGTATGCCATATGGCCAGATCGCACTGGCCGCTGCGATCCCGTCGATTCTTTTCTATTTTGCACTGTTCATGCAGATCGACGGCTATGCTGCCCGTCACAACCTGAAAGGGTTGCCTGCGCATGAGTTGCCTGCTCTGAAGAAGACATTTGCAGAAGGCTGGCAGTACATCCTGGTGTTTGTGGTGCTGGTCTGGCTGTTGCTGGTCGAGCAGATCGAGTCGCTTGCGCCGTTCTATGCCACCGCACTGCTGCTGGTCATCAACCAGTTTAGCCCCAAGTACCGTTTGAACTGGTCCAAGCTGATGAACCTGATTTCAGGGGTGACGGCGTCCCTCGCTGAACTCGCAGCACTGCTGGCCGGTGTGGGTCTCATCATCGGCGCCATGTCGGTGACCGGTCTGGCCGGAACGCTTGCCAACGACTTGATCTATCTGGCTGGCAACAACGTGTACGTGCTGCTGGTCATGGGTGCCATCACCAGCTTCATCTTCGGCATGGGCATGACCATCACTGCGTGCTATATCTTCCTGGCGATCGTGCTGGCACCTCCGCTCATCGCATCGGGTTTCAATCCGCTGGCCGTGCACTTGTTCATGATGTACTGGGGCATGGTGTCCTTCATCACGCCACCGGTTTCACTGGCATCCTTTGTGGCAGCCGGTGTTGCGGGCGCCAGGCCCGTCGAGGTAGGCGTGCAGTCCATGCGACTTGGTAGTGCCATGTACTTCGTGCCGTTCTTCTTTGTGCTCAACCCTGCCCTGATTCTGCAAGGCGAGATGTCGGATGTGATCGTCGTGGTGATCACGGCGATTATCGGTATCGGGCTCATTGCATCTGCGCTCGAAGGGTACATGCTGAAGATCGGCTCCATGCACCGTGGTGCCCTGGGATTCATTGCCCGCCTGGTGCTGTTTGCTGGCGGTGTGATGATGGCTATCCCGGGTGGGGGTGATTTGGGCCTGAGTCACCTGCAGTTGACGTTTGGCGGCGTCGTGCTTGCCATCGCTGCAGCGCTCCTGACCAAACTGGCGCAGAAGGTCTCGCCGCTGCCAACTGCCGCATGAGAGTGAACCTGGTCTGGGAAGATTTCAGCGAGTCCACTGGGCCAGCGTCTGGTCTGGAGTCAGAGCCAGACTAACGGACTCGCTGGCATCCTCTGTCAATTAAAGCAGCAAAGCCCCGGCTTCATACAAAGCGGGGCTTTGCTGCTTTCTGTGACGGGCAAAGTACGGGGGGTATGGAGTCTATACGGGCTATGCAGACAGGTCGGTACGAGATGCCGCTAACGGTTGCTGCCAGGTATCTTGCCAGGTGCAGTCGAACTGCTGGTTGTCGTTGATGGATTTTGTTGAGACAGGTGCATCGTTCCTGCATGTTGAACCACCCCGACAATCGAGCGCAAGCTCAGCCGGTCTGGATCGACCCGACAGGTACTGTCCCTCGTTGGTTGGTCTGTACTGATTGATCTGTATTCCGGTGGTGTCAGGTGTTCCTCTGGCGATCTCTGAGCAGGCGCTCGAACGCAACTGCGGCAACTGCGGCAACTGCGGCAACTGCGGCAACTGCGGGCATCGGTCTGGAAAAGAAACAGCCTTGACCGTAGTCGCAACCCATCTCTTTAGGCCGGTCACGCCGTTGCGCCGTCTCGATCCCTTCGGCGATGGTCTTGATACGAGTTGATCGTTACGTGGCCCTTGGAGAAGCCTCTCCGTCATCATGGCTGGATCACTGACAGGATCGTCGAAGGGATCGTCGATGATAGGGCGGCAGACAGCAGGCAGGAGCCTGCTGGTTCTGCTGGTTCAACCAATGAGGTTGACGTGCACGATCTAGTCACCTTAACTGATGAACTGCGCAAAGCCACTGACTGGCTCACGTTCGCTGACCAGCGAGTTTTCGATTTTGCTGTGATCTGCATAACCGAGTGCCAGACAGCACAGAACGATCTCATCGTCAGGAATGCCGCAATGCTTGCGCAGGATTTTGTGATAACGGTTCAGGGCTGCCTGTGGACACGAGTCGATGCCACGCGCCTGGGCGGCGATCATGACTGACTGATAGAAGCACCCGAAATCCAGCCATGATCCGGTACGCATGATCTTGTCCATGGTGAAGACCATGGCAACCGGCGCATCAAAGAATTTGAAGTTTCTGGCGTGCTGGCGTTTCATACCATCCTTGTCTTCGCGACCCAGGCCCAGCAGCTTGTATAGATCGAGCCCGACCTTGCGACGACGATCCTGGTAGGGTGACTTCCATTCGACTGGATAGTACGGGTACTCCTCGACATGTTGCTTGTCCAGTTCAGGATCCATGAAGGTTTTTACCAGTTCCTCGGACATGGTCTTGAGCGGATCGCCACTGACAACATACACTTTCCAGGGCTGGGCGTTTGATCCTGACGGTGCGCGTGCGGCCACCTCCAGAATGTTCTCCAGATCCTCCCGGGCAATCGGGGTGGGGTGAAACGCTCTCATGGAGTGACGTGCCTGGATGACCTCGTCTACGGTGCGCTGGGTCTCATTCTTGATCATGAACTTTTCTTCCTCCTTGTCTCGTCTGGCAGGTTGCATGGTTGTCCACTATACCCAAGCGCAGGGTCAGCTTCACGCAAACCGGATCGAGCGCCTTGCGTTTCGCGTCCTTTAGCCGCAGGCGACCCGATTGGGCTGAGTGCGGATGCACACCAACGGCATCCTTGGGATTCATCGGATTCATCGGGTGTCTTCCGCTGCTCAGGATCCTGTCGAATGACTTCCAGCCGAGCACCACCGACCGCAAGATGCCGCAAAATAGCTGCGACTCCTGAGCACATTTTTGCCTCTTTCTCAAGCTCGGGGAACTGTTTGCGAAACAGGCGGCTTGAAACACTTCTGAGACTATTCACCAGTTTTGATAGTTTGATACTGGGCGCAAAGTAGACCCGCAAACGTACGCGTTTCAAGACGGAAAAGCTGGCCAGGCGGCGCCTGAGCTGTGAAGCTCTGATCCATGTCAATTATCCCGGAATGATAGAGTTCCCGAGAGCGGTTCACCTGTCTACGATGAAATGACAGGCCTATCGCGGGCGTAATCTATCGCGGACGTAACAGCCATCGCTGTGTTCAATGTTGCGCAACCTCAGTAGGCAACCAGAAGTCACGCTAAGGGATGAACCCATGAATTCTCGTCGCGCATTTTCTCGCTCTTTCGCCATGGCAGGTATGTCGCTTGCGCTCCCGGTGCTCCTGACAGGCTGTTTCACGACACTCTCGCTGCAAGAAGAACCACCCCTGACTGTGCGCACTGGCGAGGCACCGGAGGTTGCGTTTGTCATGTACTCGGATGATCCTGCGATCACCCAGTTCGCAAGTCATAAACTCGAAACCTGCCTGATTCAAAGGAACGTTTTCTCATTTGTGCCCGAAGCGAAAGTCCAGGCCGCCGTGGCTGCAAGTGGTGCACAGCCTGATGCGGCGTTCGGGATGCAGCCTGCGATGTATGCAAGCATCGCAGGCAAGACTGATAGCGAGTACGTCCTGCATGGCGTTTTGCGCATTGTGAAGGCACTCAAGTTCACAGGCTGGCGGCAGGATGTCTACTCCATGTTCTATCTGCACAATGCCAAAGGAGATTACGTGGATGGCTGGCGTTCGGATACCATAGGAACGTTTGCGGATCCGCAAAGCGAGCTAGATCCTTACGCCATGGTCACCTCTGTGATCAATCACACCTGTGCGAAGATTGCAGGGGCTAATACCTTCCAGTGATGCCTTTGTGCGAGCGCTGGATCGATTCGCTCATTGCCCGGTTCCATCTTTGCATCTTTCCAGTTTTCTTTTCTCATTTTGCAGGACGAGGTCTTGAGTAAGCGCATCGATCTGAACCACCTGACACGAGAGTCAGGCAACAGGATTGCAGTGGTCATGGTGGCCGCGCAGGGCATGGATGATCCGGTTGCTGAGTTGGTCAGACGAATGGAACCAGCAGACCATCGCTCGGTTTACGTGGTGGCTCCGGATCTGTCGGAGAACACCAAGTCTGACGCACAGGCTCCTGTTGCCGAGATGTCTGCGGAACTGCGATTTCACAGGCTTTCGACCGATGAACTCTCCGTCGCACAGGGCTGTCTTTGCTGCAGTTTCAGGTCCGAGCTCAATGTGTTTCTGGGGCAGCTTTTCATGTCACTCCTGGCGCGCAGAGAGCCTGTGGTCAAGGCCGTGTTCGTTGTCACAAGCTCACCGGACCCGGCATTGCTGGAACAATCCCTCATACATGCACCGTTTCTCGCGCAGCGTTATGTCTACAGCGGGATGCTGGATCTCGCATAGCCCCGCAAGCCAGGTCACACCGCGGCTCCGCACTTGGCAAGCAATGGGCCCGCCCCGGGCAGACGTGTGACTGCCTGCCGCATGCACGCTTTACCTTGTCAAAGTACCCCGTTCATTTAAACGGGGCATCGAGCGTTCAGAAAGGCTATACAAAGGGTCTGGATCTTCCAGGTAACGGTACACGAGACGGTACACGAGACCGTACACGAGACCATCAGCAAACCATGTCAGGCAATGCTGATCACTGGCAGGGCTGAATTGTTTCAGTTGATGTCGTGATCGCCGTGGCAACGGTTCAGGCTGCGACATGTCAGCTGGCAACAGACCGATGACTGCGAACCCTCCATCTCTGTGCCGGTACCAGGATTTTGAGATTGCGTTTTGATAAGGACCCTGAATGAACATAAGAATCCGCTCGAGCTCAGATTGCAAGCCGCATGGTCAATGGACTGTGGTCTGTCCGAACAGTGTGTCGAGGACGCGCACCGACACAGGCACCAATGGTCGGGCTGAGGCTTGCGGCCTCCCCGGATATTCCGGAAATTTGCGTCGCTTCGGCTATCTCAAGCGCGTCCTGGCCGCAGGTGCCGCGGCACTAGGTCTGTCGGGGTTGCTGTCTGCGAGTGTGCTGGCCCAGACAGGTGAAATCTCGGGCAGTCTGGGTGGTCAGTCGTTTCAATACAACTTGTCCGGTGAGCCCATGGGCTTTCCCGGGGCCATGATGGATTTTGCGTCTGATGGTGCAACGGCCGAGCTTGATGTCATCATGTTCGGGCTTGAGCCCGAAGGCAAGGAAGTCAAGGGTGCGATGGTCTTCGTGGCGGTCGAGACAGAAGGCGACTATCAGCTCGAGGATCTGCAGGCAGATATGCCATTTTCAGTGATGATCATGCTGGCGGACAAATGGGTCGCGGACGAGGCTGATCCGCGTACCGCCTGGATTGCCGAGAGCGACGAAGCGTCGTCCGTATCCATCGATCGCCTTGATTTGACTGAAGAGGGTGGTTCGATTGCAGGTCGCCTTGTTTCTGACAAGTTTTGTCTGCATGATTCGGCAAATGGGAAGGACGAGCCGGTTCTTAAAAATGGCGAGCCCGTTTGCCAGTCGGGCGAGGTTGCGTTTCAAGTCGATATCGGGGATGCACAAGCCATGGCAGCCCAGCCAGGCCCTGACCGGAATGTGGAGGTGGATGTACTGGGGCAGCTCGAAGGCACTGTCGGGGATAACCATTATCAGTGGATGACCATTCTGCCCAAAGGATCTGATCAAGGGAGCGCCACGTTCTCTGAAATCAGTGGAAAGCCCGCGGGTATCAGCTTGCAGGGCTACTCTCCTGAAGCCGGGAACTTCCTTTCTCAGGATGTCATGAGCATCTCGATTCTCAGCAAACACATCGACGGGTTCCGGTTGAACGAACCGATGGACGCAGATGTCACGTTTATGGTGGATGGCAGCAAGCTCATCTATTCGGGACAGGACGGTGAGGGAGGAGCCCAGGCTATTGTACGAGACTTCAAGATCGACGGGGATCTCGCAACGGTCACGCTAGAGGTCAGCGGCCGGCTCTGCCGGGTGGAACAGTTCAAACTGATTGCCGATGACTGTCTGCCATTTGCCGTCAGTGGACAGTCCGAGCTGATGCTTGAATAACAGTAGTGAATGGTTCCAGTGAGTTGATTCAATGAGTGGCTTCAATGATGCGAGTCAGTAAATTCTTTCTGGGAAGCTGTCTGTCCTTGTGCGCAACACTCGGTCTGCCCGGGTTGTCGCAGGTGCCGGGTCTGTCTGCTATGCCAGGCGTGTCTGACATCCTGGGTGTTCTGGATCGATCCGCCCATGCCCAGCAGCGTCAGACCTTCACCTTCACCCGGCCAGGCAAGCCAGGAAATGGTGACCCTGAAACAGGCACGCCGGGTAACAAGCCAGACAGTTCGACAGACACCTCGGTCGACCCGGATCAGTCGAGTGATCAGGCCGAACCGCTGTCCAATGTATCCAGTAGCCGGATTTTGCGCGATGTGGCCTGGTTTCTGCGTGCCGATGGCGACTGGGGCGTCGACATGCAAGGATATGGTCAGGCCCGGGTGACTGGGTCCGGCTCGGACGCAGGCAAGCTCATTCGAGTGACTCTGGAACAGGATCAGGGTGGACCACCGATCCGGTTCTTTGTGATGACCAGTGGGTCCGAGCTGGATCATGTTTATTTCACGCAGACAGGCGATCAGCCAGTCAGTGCAGCGGGAATTCATTCGCCTGGTACCAACTATCTTTCTGCAGCCGGTCGTGAGACTGACTCGTTGCGAGGCAACGACAACCCAGGCAGCCTGGCCAACCACGACGGGATCGTGCGGGTGGATCAGCGTGACGAGGGTTTGCTGATCAACTTCTCTGCGACGGCTGTCTTTTGTGAAACCATTCGCGAAGGTCCCCGCCTGTCATTGCCACCTTGCGGGGGTAAGTATTACATCACCTCGCGACCCGGTCGCACCGGACCGGTGAAAGGGTGCATTGTTGCGGTGGAGCAGCTTCGCGCCAACCCGGATGCATGTCTGGAGCCATTCCAGATTGACCGAGTCACGCCTGTCGAAGATCGCGAGAATGTGAACTTCAAGGATCCTGGACTCGAAGTCGTGTTTAGCGACCGGATCAAAGCGTCGACACTGGACGACGCGTTTGATCTCTTCACGTACTCTGCGGATGGCACAGAACTGAACATTGAAGGAGACTGGCAACAGAACGGACCCACAACCTACCGGTTTGTGCCCGAAGAGCAGCTTTACTCCGGGACGACCTACATTGCCCGTGTTGAGGGTGGACGCGACGGAGTCGAATCCCGGGAGGGTGCCTGGCTCGAAGAACCCTATGAATGGCGGTTTTCCAGCCTGCTGGATCTGGACGCGCAGGGGCCAGACGACGATGTGCCAGTACGACTGCATAACTACCAGGTCATCCGGGATGGCAAGCTCACAGTCGACAAACCCACATTGACCCGGGCGTATGTTACCTGGAAGCCGCACGAGGAGGTTGCACGAGACATGCAGCCAGAGAGTTTCAGGTTGCAGTTCAAACCATCAGAACGCTACGGACGCTGGGTCGGTCAGCGAGATGCTTTGCCTGTGTCAGATGCCGTGCGTGTCTGGCGCTACGATGATCCGGAACAGTTCAACGATGAGGATCGCAGGCACGCTCAGCAAACGGTCAATTTTTTTGGCTGGAAACCTCGCGGTAGCGGAACACAGACATTCACCGTTCGCGCACACGATCCATGGCCCAGCAGTGCCGAAACGATTGAGCACAAGGCCGAGAATGAATACGATGTCTGGCAGCATGATCCAGGTGATCTCGATATCTACTACACCTATGCCCTCGTGGGGGAGTGGGGGTCAGACGTTCCGGTCGACGTGCAGTCGCATCTGTTGCGTTCACTGTTCCTGGCCGAGGACTACGTTGCTCAGTATCTGCCTTATCGGGGTGCCAGTGCCCAGTTCATCGGCAACCCGCCTTCGTTTGTGGACTTTCTGATCAGTATGTTCAGAGACCCCGCGACCTTCGCGGCATGGGTGACCTTTGGGCAGTTCGAACGGTTGAGTAATGACGGCGGATCAGGTCTGGCTGGTCACTTTGCAACGGCGATCCATCCCGTCACGGTTGCCGCAAGAATTCAGCATGAACTCGCGCATGGACAATTGGGAAGTCCGGCCAGTAACGCTTCCCAGATTCTGCTCGGCGCCTACATGCGCTACATACAGGACATCCTGTCTGACCGGATATCGAGAGACGACATGCTGGTGATGTTCATACCCTCTCGCTATCTCCCTGATGATACGCTCGGTCGAGGCATCTCGGATGCCGACAATCCGCTTTATCACGGGATGATGCTGGAATTCCGGGTACGTAGCGTGGTGATGCGGATTGATACCGGCTTTTCCGCTGATGCGCTGGGGGTTGGGCTGGTCCACGAGTTCGGACACACCTTTGGTCTGTCACATAACCCGGGTAACGCAAGCACACTTTCCTCCTATGTCCCTCACAGCCATGAGTCGATTGAGGGTTTCAAGATCGCCAAAGATGGCCTGGATGGCTGGAACAAGTCGACCACTGACGGCAACGCCCAGTCTGATGACCTGGCATCACTGATGTGGCCCCTGGTGCTGGATTCGACCGCCTCCCTGATCACCGAGTCGGAGTACCAGCACGTCCAGTCCGAGATCGAGAAGCCATTTCAGGGGCGCTCCTGGATCA
This sequence is a window from Orrella marina. Protein-coding genes within it:
- a CDS encoding TAXI family TRAP transporter solute-binding subunit, translated to MNRTGLATCLAAALTAGSLAYAPGAAAQDNTVGLPSTLAWSAYDVGSAGYNQAVAIGNAFKQKYGVNLRILPGKNDISRNLPLREGKVEFSANGVGGSYMAQEGIYEFGAKQWGPQPVRALMLNVVDLALTAVVAGDIGVKTPADLKGKRAAWIIGAPALNQNLSAILAFAGLGWDDVQKVEFGGYGSALDGVINGQADMVFASSIAGKSYALAKSPRGIVYPDMDPADKEGWARVQAIGPFFYPIKAGEGADLSKTNTVNSSAYPYPILMTYADQKTDLVKKVMTAMIDTFDMYKDAAPGNTGWNLDVQKFDWVVPFHEGAIEVLKEKGVWTDAHQANNDQLLKRQQVLADAWKDVMSRQHADDKTFQDDWMKTRAKALSDAGMDAVVQSW
- a CDS encoding EAL domain-containing protein, with protein sequence MKTIAEGIETAQRRDRPKEMGCDYGQGCFFSRPMPAVAAVAAVAAVAAVAFERLLRDRQRNT
- a CDS encoding TAXI family TRAP transporter solute-binding subunit, giving the protein MKLRLKVLGLAVAGTLFAPLASAQDNSLGLPSTLAWSAYDVGSGGYNQAVAIGNAFKQKYGINLRILPGKNDVSRTLPLREGKVAFSANGVGGSYMAQEGFYDFGQSQWGPQPVRGLLLNNSDQVLTVVAAGDIGVKTPADLKGKRVAWVIGSPSLNQNITAILAFSNLTWDDVEKVDFGGFGAAMDGVAAGQADAAFTSSISGKAYALAKSPRGIVYPELNPDDKEGWKRLQAIAPFFFPARGTEGADLSKEHPAISAAYPYPVLMTYEEQEKELVKKVMYAMADTFETYKDAAPGNIGWGLDRQKLSWVMPYHDGAIEFFKEKNMWTDEHQANNDMLIKRQQILADTWKEVKGREHANEEAFQKDWMKSRAEALTKAGMDPVMTSW
- a CDS encoding Ig-like domain-containing protein, whose product is MMRVSKFFLGSCLSLCATLGLPGLSQVPGLSAMPGVSDILGVLDRSAHAQQRQTFTFTRPGKPGNGDPETGTPGNKPDSSTDTSVDPDQSSDQAEPLSNVSSSRILRDVAWFLRADGDWGVDMQGYGQARVTGSGSDAGKLIRVTLEQDQGGPPIRFFVMTSGSELDHVYFTQTGDQPVSAAGIHSPGTNYLSAAGRETDSLRGNDNPGSLANHDGIVRVDQRDEGLLINFSATAVFCETIREGPRLSLPPCGGKYYITSRPGRTGPVKGCIVAVEQLRANPDACLEPFQIDRVTPVEDRENVNFKDPGLEVVFSDRIKASTLDDAFDLFTYSADGTELNIEGDWQQNGPTTYRFVPEEQLYSGTTYIARVEGGRDGVESREGAWLEEPYEWRFSSLLDLDAQGPDDDVPVRLHNYQVIRDGKLTVDKPTLTRAYVTWKPHEEVARDMQPESFRLQFKPSERYGRWVGQRDALPVSDAVRVWRYDDPEQFNDEDRRHAQQTVNFFGWKPRGSGTQTFTVRAHDPWPSSAETIEHKAENEYDVWQHDPGDLDIYYTYALVGEWGSDVPVDVQSHLLRSLFLAEDYVAQYLPYRGASAQFIGNPPSFVDFLISMFRDPATFAAWVTFGQFERLSNDGGSGLAGHFATAIHPVTVAARIQHELAHGQLGSPASNASQILLGAYMRYIQDILSDRISRDDMLVMFIPSRYLPDDTLGRGISDADNPLYHGMMLEFRVRSVVMRIDTGFSADALGVGLVHEFGHTFGLSHNPGNASTLSSYVPHSHESIEGFKIAKDGLDGWNKSTTDGNAQSDDLASLMWPLVLDSTASLITESEYQHVQSEIEKPFQGRSWINDLKQLWPQGYRFFDETYNEPYARWALNSVRSNVASRMAQIPGDALARQQTLSDADPVVNGVSIPGGVTARTESLLLSGAIFGEAGIAMLYPPVRGLYAHPEPGHVLSEEMHTESSPPLSHTSGNVDVSSQDAGDAKPDLQHWVELRTEEGGVRLSMPLLVADEVVRPSGGNQHEWVMPAMPESWRYFRQVLPVSLFEGGDVRSLVIGQGEREIASYPVPGDALNPPEVSLAGDVLSWKRAGDDLRYQVAYRLADKAPHWTQEQPWQTVALQQSGASFDLRELDRRLDSPGTESAEFGVQVRVSATDGFRYADTVVEIPLNYLMV
- a CDS encoding nitroreductase, producing the protein MIKNETQRTVDEVIQARHSMRAFHPTPIAREDLENILEVAARAPSGSNAQPWKVYVVSGDPLKTMSEELVKTFMDPELDKQHVEEYPYYPVEWKSPYQDRRRKVGLDLYKLLGLGREDKDGMKRQHARNFKFFDAPVAMVFTMDKIMRTGSWLDFGCFYQSVMIAAQARGIDSCPQAALNRYHKILRKHCGIPDDEIVLCCLALGYADHSKIENSLVSEREPVSGFAQFIS
- a CDS encoding TRAP transporter permease, producing the protein MSQNTSQEAQKEPISAPAAAAEEQARLRTLTGFWKFVVVVMGASSLFLALNQLLNWGFFIGVTLLDTAYLYVLGALLIGLVFIYVPATAKASRTRVPWYDAVLFLLTTAVFAYFAFNAHRIIMEAWEFMAPQSAIAVSAVGWLMLLEATRRAGGTAVFVVVGLFSLYPVFAEVMPGPISGLSQDIYTTLAYHFTSSESVLGIPMRAFGELVIGFVMFGAVLQYTGASEFFNNVAFALFGKVRGGPAKVSIFASGLMGSVSGSVVSNVLTTGVVTIPAMKRTGFSAKYAGGVEACASTGGVLMPPIMGATAFVMAAFLGMPYGQIALAAAIPSILFYFALFMQIDGYAARHNLKGLPAHELPALKKTFAEGWQYILVFVVLVWLLLVEQIESLAPFYATALLLVINQFSPKYRLNWSKLMNLISGVTASLAELAALLAGVGLIIGAMSVTGLAGTLANDLIYLAGNNVYVLLVMGAITSFIFGMGMTITACYIFLAIVLAPPLIASGFNPLAVHLFMMYWGMVSFITPPVSLASFVAAGVAGARPVEVGVQSMRLGSAMYFVPFFFVLNPALILQGEMSDVIVVVITAIIGIGLIASALEGYMLKIGSMHRGALGFIARLVLFAGGVMMAIPGGGDLGLSHLQLTFGGVVLAIAAALLTKLAQKVSPLPTAA